The DNA region GTGATCGCGGCGCGCCCGCTCACCACGAAGTAGATCTCGTCCTGGGCGTGCGGCGTCTGCGGGTCGGTGTCGCCCGCCTTGAGCGCGTAGAGCCCGGCCGACATGGTGCGCTCCTTGAGGAAGCGCAGGTAGGCGCCCTGGTTCGCGTCCCGCTCCGCGTCCAGGTCGTCCAGCCGGAACACCTTCATGTCCACTCCTCGGTACCGGTGACGCTACGTCTGCGTCCGGAGTATTGCCCTGCTGATCGCTTCTGCGACGATCACACCATGAAGAATTTCGTCGTCAAGACCTTGGCGAACGCCGGGGCGCTCGGTGTGGCCGTCTGGCTCATCAAGGACATCACCCTCACCGGCGACTCGACCTGGCACAAGATCCTGGCCCTGATCCTCGTCGCCCTGGTCTTCGGCGTCGTCAACTGGCTGGTCAAGCCCATCGTCCAGGTGCTGTCCTTCCCGCTGTTCATCCTGACCCTCGGCCTGATCACGCTGGTGGTCAACGCCCTGATGCTGCTGCTGACCTCGTGGCTCGCGGGCAAGCTCAGCATCGACTTCCACGTGTCGGGCTTCTGGACCGCGGTGGTCGGCGGCCTGATCGTCAGCATCGTCTCGTGGGCGCTGCACGTCGTGCTCCCGGACGACGAGTGAGCGCGGGACACGCGAGCGCGGGGACCACCGGCGACAGCACCCGCAGCGTGCACGCCGGCCAGCCGCCGGCCAGGGCGTACGAGCCGTCGCTGCCCGGTCCGGTCTTCGTCTCGCACTACCACCTGCCCGGCGAGGCCGCCGGGCCGTATCTCTACGGCCGGGACGAGAACCCGACCTGGGAGCGGCTGGAGCAGGCGATCGCCGAGCTGGAACGGCCGGGGGGCGCGGGCGAGAGCGAGGGCGCCGGGGGCGGCGAGGGTGCCGGGGGCGGCGAAGGCGGCGAAGGCGGCGAGGCCGTCACGCTCGCGTTCGCCTCGGGGATGGCCGCGGTCTCCGCCGTGCTGCTGTCCCAGGTGCGCGCGGGCCAGGCGGTGGTGCTGCCGTCGGACTGCTACCAGACCACCCGCGCGCTGCGCGAGCGGCTGGAGTCGTACGGCGTCGAGGTGCGGCTGGCGCCCACCGCGGGCGACGCGCAGCTCGACGTGCTGGACGGCGCGGCGCTGCTGTGGCTGGAGACTCCGTCCAACCCCGAGCTGGACGTGTGCGACATCCGGCGGCTGAGCGAGGCGGCCCACGCGGCGGGCGCGCTGGTCGCGGTGGACAACACGCTGGCCACGCCGCTCGGACAGCGCCCGCTGGAGCTGGGCGCGGACTTCTCCGTCTCCAGCGGCACCAAGGCGCTGTCCGGCCACGGCGACCTGCTGCTCGGCTACGTGACCGTGCGCGACCCGCGCCTGGCCGCGGGCGTGCGGGCGTGGCGCAAGACGGTCGGCGCGATCCCCGGACCGATGGAGGCATGGCTCGCGCACCGCTCGCTGGCCACGCTCGCGCTACGGGTGGACCGGCAGTCGGCCAACGCGCTGGCGCTGGCGAACGCGCTGCTGGACCGCCCCGAGGTGACCGGCGTACGCCACCCCGGGCTGCCGACCGACCCCTCGCACGCGGTCGCCGCCGCGCAGATGCGCCGCTTCGGCAGCGTGGTGTCCTTCACGCTGCCCGACCAGGCGCACGCGGAACGCTTCCTGGGCGCGCTGCGGCTGACCGTGGAGGCGACCAGTTTCGGCAGCGTGCAGTCGACCGCCGAGCGGCGGGCCCGCTGGGGCGGCGACGCGGTCCCGCCGGGGTTCGTACGGTTCTCGGTCGGCATCGAGGATGCGGCCGACATCGTGGCGGACGTGCTCCAGGCGCTGGACGCGGCGGCGCGGTAGGCGCTTCGCAAGGCCCGGGGGCGGCGACCGGGCGCGGCGCGGACACGTGACGGGGATGCGGGGGGCGGCGGCCGGGCGCGGCGCGGGCACGTGGCGGGGATGCGGGGGCGCGGGCAGCGCGCGGGCCGGGCGCGGAAAGAGGAAGCCCGCGCTCCGATTCGCCGCGGCGGGCACGTTTGCCGCCGGTCCGCACGCGGCAGATGTCAGGCATGCCCCACCAGGACCTGCACCCCGGCCCCAGGAACGCCCGCGCCGGACGCGCCGCGGCGACCGCGACCGCTGCCGAGGCACGCGCGAGCGCCGGGCCCGGCTCCGCGTCCGGGACCCGCCCCGTGGTCAAGCGGACCGCCCGCGCGATCGTCCTCGACGGCGACCAGCTCCTGCTGATCAAGCGCACCAAGCCGGGCATGGCGCCGTACTGGCTCACCCCCGGCGGCGGCGTGGAGGACGACGACCCGAGCGTCCTGGCCGCGCTGCACCGGGAGATCGACGAGGAGTTGGGCGGCAAGGTCGTCGACACCGTCCCGGCCTTCGTGGACACCGTCGAGCACATCGCGGACGACGGCTCGCACGGCGTGAAGGTGCAGTACTTCTTCGCCTGCCGGTTGGAGTCGATGGACCTGGCCCGGCGGCACGGCCCGGAGGTCGAGGAGCCGGTCGGCACGTACGAGGTGGTGCGGGTGCCCTTCACCCGCGTCGGCATCGCCTCCGTGGACATCGTCCCGCTCACGCTGCGGCACTACCTCGACGCGAACATCGAGGGCGTGCTCGGGCTGCTCGGCCCGGACCTGGACTGACCAGGCGCGGGGCGCGGGGAGGCGCGTCGGCCGAGGCGGGTGCGGGGCGGGGTGCTTCCCGCGGCGGCCCGACATAGGTCCGCCGCGAAACGATCCCGTCGCGGACCTTTCTTGTTAGCCTCGTGCCATGAGCGAGAGCACCGACAGCGCAGCCGCCATGGCCACGGCGACCGCGGCAGCGACGGGGCCGGCGACCGCGACCGCCGCGACGACCGCGGCCGGGGCGACCGGGGCGACCGGCGTCACGGACGTCTCCTTCCTGCTCCAGCACACCGCGCACGTGCTCACCACGCGGATGACCACCGCACTCGCCGAGATCGGCATGTCGCCGCGCGCCCACTGCGTGCTCGCGCACGCCGCGGCGGCCGAGCGGACGCAGGCGCAGATCGCGGAGCTGTCCGACCTGGACAAGACGACGATGGTGGTCACCGTCGACCTGCTGGAGCGCGCCGGGCTGGCCGAGCGGGTGCCCTCGGCGACCGACCGCCGGGCCCGGATCATCCGGCTGACCGCCGCCGGCCGGGACGCCGTCGCCGCAGGTCAGCGGATTGTCGACCAGGTGCACGCGGACGTGCTCGGCGCCCTGCCGACCGAGGAGCGCGGTCCCTTCGTCGCGGCGCTGACCCGGCTGGCCGCCGGCCACCTCTCGACTCCCGTCGACTCCCCCGCGACCGCCCCCGGCGTGCGCCGCCCCCGCCAGGCCCGGGTCTGAGCTGTCCGCCAGGCCCGCGCCTGAGCCGCCGCCGCGCGGTGATCGATCCAAGTAAGCCCGTAAAAGATAGTCTCTAACGAAACCATCTGTTACGGTCACTCCTGGCATCCCCGTTCGCCAGGAGGCGACCTTCCATGTCCGTGCCATCCGACGTGCCGTCCGTCGTGCCGTCCGACGCCGTGCCGAGCCCCACGTCCGCCGCGCCCGCCCGCTCTCGCGGCGCCGCGCTCGCCGTGCTCAGCGCCGGCACCCTGATGATCATCCTGGACGGCACCATCGTGAACGTCGCGCTGCCGTCCATCCAGCACGATCTCGACTTCTCCCAGGCGGGTCTGGCCTGGATCGTCAACGCCTACCTCATCGCCTTCGGCGGCCTGCTGCTGCTCACCGGACGCCTCGGCGACCTGCTCGGCCGCCGCCGCGTCCTGGTCACCGGACTCGCCGCGTTCAGCGCGGCCTCCGTGCTGTGCGGGGTCGCGGACTCCGCGGGGCTGCTGGTCGCGGCGCGCTTCGCGCAGGGCGCGGCCGGTGCGATGGTCTCGGCCGTGGCGCTCGGCATGGTGATCGCGCTCTACCCCGACGCCCCGGGCCGGGCCCGCGCGATGGGCGTCTACAGCTTCACCCAGTCCGCCGGCGGCGTCCTCGGCCTGCTGGCCGGCGGGGTGCTCGTCCAGGCCCTCGACTGGCACTGGATCTTCTTCGTCAGTCTGCCGATCGGTGTCGGCGCGGCCCTGCTCAGCCTGCGCCTGCTGCCGGACGACCGGCCGGCCACCGCGCCGAGCGGGCATCCGGGCGCGGACGGCGGACCGGCGGCGCCGCGCGGGCCCGGCCTGGTGCGAGCGCCGCGCGGGCGCGGCCTGGTGGGAGCGCTGCGCGGCGCCGACGCCCCCGGCGCGGTCCTGGTCACCGCGGCGCTGATGCTGGGCGTCGCGACCATCGTCAGGACCGCCGACCACGGCTGGGCCTCCCCTGCCACCGCCTGGCCGGGCGCGCTGTCACTGCTGCTGCTCGCCGCGTTCCTGGCGCGGCAGGCCAGGGCGGCGCAGCCGCTGATGCCGCTGCGGATCTTCCGCTCGCGCATCGTGTCGGGGGCCAACGCGGTGCAGGCCCTGATGGTCGCGGGCGGCTTCGGCTTCCAGTTCCTCACCGTGCTCTACCTCCAGCGGGTGCTGGGCTACGACCCGCTGGAGGTCGGACTCGCCCTGGCGCCGACCGGGCTGGTCATCGGCGTGATGTCGCTGGGGCTGTCCGCGCGGCTCGGCGGACGGTTCGGGCCGCGGGCGGTGCTGCTGCCCAGCCTCGAGCTGTTCGCCGCCGGATTCCTGCTGCTCGCGCGGGCGCCGGCCGCCCATGCCTCGTACCCGGTGGACGTGCTGCCCGCGGTCTTGCTGCTCGGCGCCGGGTTCGGCCTGGCCATGCCCAGCCTGATGACGCTGGGCATGGCCGAAGCGACGCCCGCCGACTCCGGCCTGGTCTCCGGGGTGTTCAACACCGCGCAGCAGATCGGCGGCGCGCTGGGTCTGTCCGTGCTCGCCTCGCTCGCCGGCTCCGCACCGACCGCCGGCTCGCCGCGGGCGACCGGCTGCCGCAGGCC from Actinacidiphila sp. DG2A-62 includes:
- a CDS encoding cupin domain-containing protein, which produces MKVFRLDDLDAERDANQGAYLRFLKERTMSAGLYALKAGDTDPQTPHAQDEIYFVVSGRAAITVGEETTTVARGSVVHVPARTPHRFHHITEDLRVLVVFSPPEP
- a CDS encoding phage holin family protein, whose protein sequence is MKNFVVKTLANAGALGVAVWLIKDITLTGDSTWHKILALILVALVFGVVNWLVKPIVQVLSFPLFILTLGLITLVVNALMLLLTSWLAGKLSIDFHVSGFWTAVVGGLIVSIVSWALHVVLPDDE
- a CDS encoding cystathionine gamma-lyase: MSAGHASAGTTGDSTRSVHAGQPPARAYEPSLPGPVFVSHYHLPGEAAGPYLYGRDENPTWERLEQAIAELERPGGAGESEGAGGGEGAGGGEGGEGGEAVTLAFASGMAAVSAVLLSQVRAGQAVVLPSDCYQTTRALRERLESYGVEVRLAPTAGDAQLDVLDGAALLWLETPSNPELDVCDIRRLSEAAHAAGALVAVDNTLATPLGQRPLELGADFSVSSGTKALSGHGDLLLGYVTVRDPRLAAGVRAWRKTVGAIPGPMEAWLAHRSLATLALRVDRQSANALALANALLDRPEVTGVRHPGLPTDPSHAVAAAQMRRFGSVVSFTLPDQAHAERFLGALRLTVEATSFGSVQSTAERRARWGGDAVPPGFVRFSVGIEDAADIVADVLQALDAAAR
- a CDS encoding NUDIX hydrolase, whose product is MPHQDLHPGPRNARAGRAAATATAAEARASAGPGSASGTRPVVKRTARAIVLDGDQLLLIKRTKPGMAPYWLTPGGGVEDDDPSVLAALHREIDEELGGKVVDTVPAFVDTVEHIADDGSHGVKVQYFFACRLESMDLARRHGPEVEEPVGTYEVVRVPFTRVGIASVDIVPLTLRHYLDANIEGVLGLLGPDLD
- a CDS encoding MarR family winged helix-turn-helix transcriptional regulator, which gives rise to MSESTDSAAAMATATAAATGPATATAATTAAGATGATGVTDVSFLLQHTAHVLTTRMTTALAEIGMSPRAHCVLAHAAAAERTQAQIAELSDLDKTTMVVTVDLLERAGLAERVPSATDRRARIIRLTAAGRDAVAAGQRIVDQVHADVLGALPTEERGPFVAALTRLAAGHLSTPVDSPATAPGVRRPRQARV